A genomic window from Thunnus maccoyii chromosome 2, fThuMac1.1, whole genome shotgun sequence includes:
- the tspan34 gene encoding tetraspanin 34, whose product MCCKGFLKIMMFIFNGGIFAAGAAILGVGVWVKVDSGSLMGLLEHLEDDPSGLSQLLNISYLLIAVGGVLLVIGFLGCCGAIRESRCMLLTFFSIVLIIFLVEVAGAVVLLVFQGLADELFKSLGKEVRKSIKKEYGKNEAMTSLWNATMEEFKCCGYMNYTDFEGSPYVTDHGGKYPTTCCNSTITEVKGTCSADAAERSMVDGCLDKLMDLIVDNAVIIAAVALGIAALEIAAMVVSMVLYKDIGNKA is encoded by the exons ATGTGTTGCAAGGGCTTTCTCAAAATCATGATGTTCATCTTCAACGGCGGCATCTTT GCCGCAGGTGCAGCCATCCTGGGTGTTGGTGTGTGGGTGAAGGTGGACAGCGGTTCTCTAATGGGTTTACTGGAGCACCTGGAGGATGATCCGTCTGGTTTATCCCAGCTGCTCAACATCAGCTACCTGCTCATCGCAGTGGGTGGTGTGCTACTGGTCATTGGCTTCCTGGGCTGCTGCGGAGCCATCAGGGAGAGCAGGTGTATGCTGCTGACG TTCTTCAGTATCGTGCTGATTATCTTCCTCGTTGAGGTAGCAGGAGCTGTGGTGCTGCTCGTCTTTCAGGGTTTG GCTGATGAGCTTTTTAAGAGTCTCGGGAAAGAAGTTAGAAAAAGCATCAAGAAGGAGTACGGAAAAAACGAAGCTATGACCTCTCTCTGGAACGCCACCATGGAGGAG TTTAAGTGCTGCGGATACATGAACTACACAGACTTTGAAGGCTCCCCTTATGTCACTGACCATGGAGGAAAGTATCCAACCACATGTTGCAATAGCACCATCACTGAGGTTAAGGGTACATGCAGTGCAGATGCAGCAGAACGTTCG ATGGTTGATGGCTGCCTTGACAAGCTGATGGATCTGATAGTGGACAACGCTGTGATAATTGCAGCTGTGGCTTTAGGGATCGCCGCTCTTGAG ATTGCTGCCATGGTGGTTTCGATGGTTCTCTACAAGGACATCGGTAACAAAGCATGA